One window of Papaver somniferum cultivar HN1 chromosome 9, ASM357369v1, whole genome shotgun sequence genomic DNA carries:
- the LOC113312369 gene encoding uncharacterized protein LOC113312369 — MLVKRKLPQDHANDLKEIFEQMRKFNMKINPAKCAFWVTSGKFLGYLVTKREIEVDPEKVRAILDVPSPATVKDVQRLSGRLAALRRFIARSSDKCKDFFNTLKKGEKFSWSAECEEAFQKIKEHLAALPILQKPDPGENLYIYLSTTNTSINAVLTRIDEEVEQPIYFISKTQKSPEKNYSKIEKIVLSLVYAAQKLRTYFHAHTVTVITKAPIESVLDHADRACRISKWGEKIKQFGVKYQPQTEIKTKVVADFLADFPLDNVDEIEEISGMEDELEDPPELLRSENPRRWEVFVDGSCNSEGSGIGMVFTTSTGRRIVCSLRLEFPATNNVTEYEAVIHALRKIIALGITEVRLTSDSQLIVRQIYGTYQASDACLQRYLQLAKHHIEQITNITFRHLNKNNNRHADALAFIASMTKDPEFTHVRIERVMLPSIPIEGGMEILNMIKVDQNKVLPKDDWRTPIIKYLTNGDLPSDQQLAHKIISRSGNYQLRDGVLYKQSYLGPLFRCISFAEGHDILKEIHYGYAGNHSGGRSLAHKARLQGYFWPRMNED; from the coding sequence ATGCTTGTCAAGAGAAAGCTCCCACAAGATCACGCTAACGATCTCAAGGAAATTTTTGAACAAATGAGAAAGTTTAATATGAAGATTAATCCCGCAAAATGTGCTTTTTgggtaacctcaggaaaattcttgggatacttggtCACCAAACGAGAAATCGAGGTGGACCCGGAAAAAGTACGAGCCATACTAGATGTGCCTTCACCCGCCACAGTCAAAGACGTGCAGAGGCTAAGCGGTCGACTAGCCGCCCTCAGAAGGTTCATAGCTAGGTCGTCCGATAAATGCAAGGACTTCTTCAATACCTTAAAAAAGGGTGAAAAATTTTCATGGAGCGCtgagtgcgaggaagcttttcaAAAGATTAAAGAACACCTGGCAGCCTTGCCTATTCTTCAGAAACCCGATCCGGGTGAGAATCTCTACATCTACCTATCAACCACTAACACTTCAATCAACGCAGTGCTAACTCGCATAGACGAGGAGGTGGAGCAACCCATTTACTTCATAAGTAAGACTCAGAAATCACCAGAGAAGAATTATTCCAAGATTGAGAAAATAGTGTTGTCTCTCGTCTATGCAGCGCAAAAATTGCGAACGTATTTTCATGCACACACAGTGACAGTCATAACCAAGGCCCCAATAGAGTCTGTGCTAGACCATGCTGACAGGGCATGCAGAATCTCCAAATGGGGGGAAAAAATCAAACAATTTGGGGTAAAATATCAACCCCAGACGGAAATTAAAACTAAAGTGGTTGCGGACTTCCTAGCTGATTTTCCGTTAGATAATGTCGACGAGATCGAGGAAATATCAGGAATGGAGGACGAGCTCGAAGATCCTCCCGAGCTGCTTCGCTCGGAAAACCCAAggcgatgggaagtcttcgtggACGGGTCATGCAATTCTGAAGGGTCCGGCATCGGGATGGTCTTCACGACCTCGACAGGCCGCAGGATCGTTTGCAGCCTAAGGCTAGAATTCCCCGccactaataatgtaactgaatACGAGGCAGTCATACATGCCCTCAGAAAAATCATTGCACTAGGAATTACCGAGGTAAGACTCACAAGTGACTCACAACTTATTGTCCGACAAATATACGGGACATATCAAGCCTCCGATGCATGTTTGCAGCGATATCTTCAGCTCGCAAAGCATCACATCGAACAAATAACAAACATTACGTTCCGACACCTAAACAAGAATAACAATAGGCACGCGGACGCATTGGCATTCATAGCCTCCATGACAAAAGATCCGGAGTTTACCCATGTCCGAATCGAGAGAGTAATGCTCCCATCCATACCCATAGAAGGAGGCATGGAAATCCTTAATATGATCAAAGTAGACCAAAACAAGGTACTACCCAAAGACGACTGGAGAACCCCGATCATAAAGTACTTAACCAATGGTGATCTCCCAAGCGACCAACAGCTCGCACACAAAATAATATCCCGATCGGGAAACTACCAGCTGAGAGATGGTGTGTTATACAAACAATCGTACCTCGGGCCACTATTTAGATGCATTTCCTTCGCCGAGGGGCACGACATACTCAAAGAAATACATTATGGTTACGCCGGAAACCATAGCGGAGGAAGATCTCTAGCTCACAAAGCAAGGCTCCAAGGTTACTTTTGGCCTCGCATGAACGAGGACTAG
- the LOC113310814 gene encoding uncharacterized protein LOC113310814 isoform X2: MASTEGLMPITRAFLAQYYDKCPLTPVSEDVARLTSKLRSMSDDLIKEVPLTEAESVLAQEVESATPHKIDQNMWKNREHIEEILYVMEGSHWPKMVPLNFEPQRGHILQLQQQSTPEEIEIGATLRELKVKLQSTLKTMEQFHTKNSDNVFNTVMTYMPQDFRGKLIRQQRERSERNKQAAIDALVNAGGSIHDRFALLWGQQMERRRQLAQLGSATGVYKTLVTYLVGVPQVLLDFVKTINDDDGPMEEQRQRYGPSLYSLTDMAISIRFYLLLSWGGQKDEFLVLKEAVHTYTSEMNRLAEFFGEVFANSPFFIKAEDAGIGENSDDYKETIIPVGKTHEVSLQVDSVNSYIGWDFSLIQSKVTMDIGFSVEYIGPSGEKIMILPYRRCGSDQGNFSTLMAGCYKLIWDNSYSTFFRKTLRFKVDAIPPVADPVEPEVVAEAEG; this comes from the exons ATGGCATCTACAGAAGGGTTGATGCCAATAACTAGGGCTTTTCTTGCTCAGTATTACGATAAGTGTCCATTAACTCCTGTTTCTGAAGATGTTGCTCGTCTTACTTCTAAACTCCGGTCTATGTCTGATGATTTGATTAAGGAAGTTCCATTGACTGAAg CTGAAAGTGTTTTAGCTCAGGAAGTTGAATCCGCGACTCCACATAAAATCGACCAGAACATGTGGAAGAACAGAGAACATATAGAAGAAATACTCTATGTAATGGAAGGATCTCACTGGCCCAAAATG GTTCCTTTGAATTTTGAACCTCAGCGTGGACATATTTTGCAGCTTCAGCAGCAGTCTACTCCCGAAGAAATTGAAATTGGTGCTACTCTCAGAGAGCTCAAAGTTAAATTGCAGAGCACATTGAAAACAATGGAACAGTTCCACACTAAAAATTCTGATAATGTATTTAATACAG TTATGACCTACATGCCTCAAGATTTTCGAGGAAAGCTCATTAGGCAACAGAGAGAGCGATCTGAAAGAAATAAGCAGGCTGCGATTGATGCTTTAGTTAATGCCGGTGGAAGTATACATGATCGATTTGCTTTACTATGGGGGCAACAAATGGAAAG ACGAAGACAATTAGCCCAGCTTGGCAGTGCAACTGGTGTCTACAAGACGCTTGTGACATACCTAGTAGGGGTGCCACAG GTTTTACTGGATTTTGTTAAAACAATAAATGACGACGATGG GCCCATGGAAGAGCAAAGACAACGTTATGGACCATCTTTGTACTCCCTTACGGACATGGCCATTTCTATTCGgttttatcttcttctctcttgGGGGGG GCAAAAGGATGAATTTCTTGTTCTAAAAGAGGCAGTGCATACATATACATCTGAGATGAATAGACTGGCTGAATTTTTCGG AGAGGTCTTTGCAAACTCCCCATTCTTTATCAAAGCGGAGGATGCTGGCATTGGAGAGAACAG TGATGATTACAAGGAGACCATCATTCCTGTGGGAAAAACACATGAG GTTTCACTGCAGGTGGACTCTGTTAACTCGTATATCGGTTGGGATttctcattaatccaaagcaAAGTAACCATG GATATTGGTTTCAGTGTGGAGTATATTGGCCCCTCCGGGGAAAAAATA ATGATCTTACCGTACAGGCGTTGTGGTTCTGACCAA GGGAATTTCAGCACACTCATGGCTGGATGCTACAAACTCATCTGGGACAATTCATACTCGACCTTCTTCAGAAAG ACTCTACGATTCAAAGTAGATGCTATTCCTCCTGTTGCAGATCCAGTGGAACCAGAAGTAGTAGCTGAAGCTGAAGGATGA
- the LOC113310814 gene encoding uncharacterized protein LOC113310814 isoform X1: MASTEGLMPITRAFLAQYYDKCPLTPVSEDVARLTSKLRSMSDDLIKEVPLTEAESVLAQEVESATPHKIDQNMWKNREHIEEILYVMEGSHWPKMVPLNFEPQRGHILQLQQQSTPEEIEIGATLRELKVKLQSTLKTMEQFHTKNSDNVFNTVMTYMPQDFRGKLIRQQRERSERNKQAAIDALVNAGGSIHDRFALLWGQQMERRRQLAQLGSATGVYKTLVTYLVGVPQVLLDFVKTINDDDGPMEEQRQRYGPSLYSLTDMAISIRFYLLLSWGGYEIRKLQKDEFLVLKEAVHTYTSEMNRLAEFFGEVFANSPFFIKAEDAGIGENSDDYKETIIPVGKTHEVSLQVDSVNSYIGWDFSLIQSKVTMDIGFSVEYIGPSGEKIMILPYRRCGSDQGNFSTLMAGCYKLIWDNSYSTFFRKTLRFKVDAIPPVADPVEPEVVAEAEG, from the exons ATGGCATCTACAGAAGGGTTGATGCCAATAACTAGGGCTTTTCTTGCTCAGTATTACGATAAGTGTCCATTAACTCCTGTTTCTGAAGATGTTGCTCGTCTTACTTCTAAACTCCGGTCTATGTCTGATGATTTGATTAAGGAAGTTCCATTGACTGAAg CTGAAAGTGTTTTAGCTCAGGAAGTTGAATCCGCGACTCCACATAAAATCGACCAGAACATGTGGAAGAACAGAGAACATATAGAAGAAATACTCTATGTAATGGAAGGATCTCACTGGCCCAAAATG GTTCCTTTGAATTTTGAACCTCAGCGTGGACATATTTTGCAGCTTCAGCAGCAGTCTACTCCCGAAGAAATTGAAATTGGTGCTACTCTCAGAGAGCTCAAAGTTAAATTGCAGAGCACATTGAAAACAATGGAACAGTTCCACACTAAAAATTCTGATAATGTATTTAATACAG TTATGACCTACATGCCTCAAGATTTTCGAGGAAAGCTCATTAGGCAACAGAGAGAGCGATCTGAAAGAAATAAGCAGGCTGCGATTGATGCTTTAGTTAATGCCGGTGGAAGTATACATGATCGATTTGCTTTACTATGGGGGCAACAAATGGAAAG ACGAAGACAATTAGCCCAGCTTGGCAGTGCAACTGGTGTCTACAAGACGCTTGTGACATACCTAGTAGGGGTGCCACAG GTTTTACTGGATTTTGTTAAAACAATAAATGACGACGATGG GCCCATGGAAGAGCAAAGACAACGTTATGGACCATCTTTGTACTCCCTTACGGACATGGCCATTTCTATTCGgttttatcttcttctctcttgGGGGGGGTATGAGATTAGGAAATT GCAAAAGGATGAATTTCTTGTTCTAAAAGAGGCAGTGCATACATATACATCTGAGATGAATAGACTGGCTGAATTTTTCGG AGAGGTCTTTGCAAACTCCCCATTCTTTATCAAAGCGGAGGATGCTGGCATTGGAGAGAACAG TGATGATTACAAGGAGACCATCATTCCTGTGGGAAAAACACATGAG GTTTCACTGCAGGTGGACTCTGTTAACTCGTATATCGGTTGGGATttctcattaatccaaagcaAAGTAACCATG GATATTGGTTTCAGTGTGGAGTATATTGGCCCCTCCGGGGAAAAAATA ATGATCTTACCGTACAGGCGTTGTGGTTCTGACCAA GGGAATTTCAGCACACTCATGGCTGGATGCTACAAACTCATCTGGGACAATTCATACTCGACCTTCTTCAGAAAG ACTCTACGATTCAAAGTAGATGCTATTCCTCCTGTTGCAGATCCAGTGGAACCAGAAGTAGTAGCTGAAGCTGAAGGATGA
- the LOC113310814 gene encoding uncharacterized protein LOC113310814 isoform X3: MASTEGLMPITRAFLAQYYDKCPLTPVSEDVARLTSKLRSMSDDLIKEVPLTEAESVLAQEVESATPHKIDQNMWKNREHIEEILYVMEGSHWPKMLQQQSTPEEIEIGATLRELKVKLQSTLKTMEQFHTKNSDNVFNTVMTYMPQDFRGKLIRQQRERSERNKQAAIDALVNAGGSIHDRFALLWGQQMERRRQLAQLGSATGVYKTLVTYLVGVPQVLLDFVKTINDDDGPMEEQRQRYGPSLYSLTDMAISIRFYLLLSWGGYEIRKLQKDEFLVLKEAVHTYTSEMNRLAEFFGEVFANSPFFIKAEDAGIGENSDDYKETIIPVGKTHEVSLQVDSVNSYIGWDFSLIQSKVTMDIGFSVEYIGPSGEKIMILPYRRCGSDQGNFSTLMAGCYKLIWDNSYSTFFRKTLRFKVDAIPPVADPVEPEVVAEAEG, encoded by the exons ATGGCATCTACAGAAGGGTTGATGCCAATAACTAGGGCTTTTCTTGCTCAGTATTACGATAAGTGTCCATTAACTCCTGTTTCTGAAGATGTTGCTCGTCTTACTTCTAAACTCCGGTCTATGTCTGATGATTTGATTAAGGAAGTTCCATTGACTGAAg CTGAAAGTGTTTTAGCTCAGGAAGTTGAATCCGCGACTCCACATAAAATCGACCAGAACATGTGGAAGAACAGAGAACATATAGAAGAAATACTCTATGTAATGGAAGGATCTCACTGGCCCAAAATG CTTCAGCAGCAGTCTACTCCCGAAGAAATTGAAATTGGTGCTACTCTCAGAGAGCTCAAAGTTAAATTGCAGAGCACATTGAAAACAATGGAACAGTTCCACACTAAAAATTCTGATAATGTATTTAATACAG TTATGACCTACATGCCTCAAGATTTTCGAGGAAAGCTCATTAGGCAACAGAGAGAGCGATCTGAAAGAAATAAGCAGGCTGCGATTGATGCTTTAGTTAATGCCGGTGGAAGTATACATGATCGATTTGCTTTACTATGGGGGCAACAAATGGAAAG ACGAAGACAATTAGCCCAGCTTGGCAGTGCAACTGGTGTCTACAAGACGCTTGTGACATACCTAGTAGGGGTGCCACAG GTTTTACTGGATTTTGTTAAAACAATAAATGACGACGATGG GCCCATGGAAGAGCAAAGACAACGTTATGGACCATCTTTGTACTCCCTTACGGACATGGCCATTTCTATTCGgttttatcttcttctctcttgGGGGGGGTATGAGATTAGGAAATT GCAAAAGGATGAATTTCTTGTTCTAAAAGAGGCAGTGCATACATATACATCTGAGATGAATAGACTGGCTGAATTTTTCGG AGAGGTCTTTGCAAACTCCCCATTCTTTATCAAAGCGGAGGATGCTGGCATTGGAGAGAACAG TGATGATTACAAGGAGACCATCATTCCTGTGGGAAAAACACATGAG GTTTCACTGCAGGTGGACTCTGTTAACTCGTATATCGGTTGGGATttctcattaatccaaagcaAAGTAACCATG GATATTGGTTTCAGTGTGGAGTATATTGGCCCCTCCGGGGAAAAAATA ATGATCTTACCGTACAGGCGTTGTGGTTCTGACCAA GGGAATTTCAGCACACTCATGGCTGGATGCTACAAACTCATCTGGGACAATTCATACTCGACCTTCTTCAGAAAG ACTCTACGATTCAAAGTAGATGCTATTCCTCCTGTTGCAGATCCAGTGGAACCAGAAGTAGTAGCTGAAGCTGAAGGATGA